The DNA window GCTGTTCTTTTCTCCAGCTGATACTGGCTTTTATAAAAGTGTCTTGAACGGCATCTTCAATAATATCAAGATGTTTTAATCCGAAAATACGCGTTAAAACAGAGACCATCTTTCCACTGTGATGGCGAAAAAGATGGTCCATGTTTTTAGTATCCATTATCTATCAAATACCATAATTTCACGAATCTCTACAGTTCCGCCTAAATCATAATCAGGAAAATCCTGAGCAATAGCTTGTACAGCATCAAAATCTTTTGCCTCAACAGTATAATATCCTCCAACAATTTCTTTAATCTCAGCAGAAGCTAAATCAGAAACTGTTCTGTTTTCTCCAACAATTCGTCTTACTTGTGGTGTTAAAGCTTCTCCTCCTCTAAGGATTCCTGCCTGTTCCATTTTGTTTCCCCAAGCAAACCATTTTCCCATTCTGGTTTGAAGTTCCTCAGGCGAAAGTCCTAAAGCAGCATAATCTGCTCCGATAAAAATCATCATAAAATTTTTCATAATCTTTAAAATTTAATTGTTTATACAGTTAAGACGTATCTTAAATTAAAAAAGGGGACAATTTTAAATAAAGTTTTTGTTCAATATATGAATTTTGTAAAAGATAGTAGAATTTTTAACTCTGAGAAATGATTGTATTTATCTCATCAATCATTGTTTTTGCATTGCCATTATTTGAGTTTAGTTCAAATGCTTTTTTATAATTTTCTAAAGATAAATCATATTGCTCATTTATAAAGTAAGCTTCACCAAGACTATCGTA is part of the Psychroserpens ponticola genome and encodes:
- a CDS encoding YciI family protein, giving the protein MMIFIGADYAALGLSPEELQTRMGKWFAWGNKMEQAGILRGGEALTPQVRRIVGENRTVSDLASAEIKEIVGGYYTVEAKDFDAVQAIAQDFPDYDLGGTVEIREIMVFDR